A DNA window from Enterobacter asburiae contains the following coding sequences:
- a CDS encoding O-methyltransferase yields MHQQWSAVDNYMISSLIPDDDVLHQVLENNKRAGLPEHDVAANQGQLLALFVRMTQARRILEIGTLGAYSSIWMARALPPDGKLITLEADPTHADVARQNIHLAGLNDRIELIEGPALSSLENFGDVPPFDLIFIDADKPNNPGYLEWALHYSRPGTIIIGDNVVRDGEVINGQSDDARVLGVRRFIEMIGDNPRLTATALQTVGVKGWDGFTLAMVNG; encoded by the coding sequence ATGCATCAACAATGGTCTGCAGTAGATAATTACATGATTTCTTCGCTAATCCCTGACGATGACGTGCTTCATCAGGTACTGGAAAACAATAAACGCGCCGGGCTACCCGAACACGATGTTGCGGCCAATCAGGGGCAACTGCTGGCGCTGTTCGTGCGCATGACCCAGGCAAGACGCATCCTTGAGATTGGTACGCTGGGCGCCTATAGCTCAATCTGGATGGCGCGCGCCCTGCCGCCGGACGGAAAGCTGATTACGCTCGAGGCTGACCCGACGCATGCCGATGTGGCCCGCCAGAATATTCACCTCGCGGGGCTGAACGATCGCATTGAACTGATTGAAGGCCCGGCGCTGAGCTCACTGGAGAATTTCGGTGACGTTCCGCCGTTCGACCTGATCTTTATTGATGCCGATAAGCCAAACAATCCCGGCTATCTGGAGTGGGCGCTGCACTATTCACGTCCCGGCACGATAATCATTGGCGATAACGTGGTGCGCGATGGCGAAGTGATTAACGGGCAAAGCGACGACGCGCGTGTGCTGGGGGTGCGGCGTTTTATCGAAATGATTGGGGATAACCCGCGCCTAACCGCCACCGCGCTGCAAACGGTGGGGGTTAAGGGATGGGATGGGTTTACGCTGGCAATGGTGAACGGGTGA
- a CDS encoding efflux transporter outer membrane subunit, translated as MTLRPIAGLVLAVTLAGCQSVDVKPAQPTLQIPAQWRADAGPASPAEQLWWRNFHDNNLNRYVDRALKNNSDVLIARERINEYQARVFAADGSLFPSLDAGVTGTRARSQSAATGLPVYGTLYRGSLTASYDVDIWGVNRSTASAAEASLAAQKAAAAAADLTVASSVASGYVTLLSLDEQLRVTESTLKSREEAFNLAKRQFETGYSSRLELMQSDSELRSTRAQVPVLQHQIAQQENALSLLLGSNPGAVARSESFEALTPLTLPSQLPSTLLNRRPDIVQAERQLVAADASLAASRASLLPSINLTATGSIQDRTLSGLLDNPLQLWSVGGSILAPLLNRQALNAQVDISQSQRNQALYAYEKTVRNAFAEVNNSLDAITRYQEQLTELLAQQEVAQETLRIAQNRNRNGYSSYLDVLDAQRTLYSVQTSVVQVKNNLLLAQIDLYRALGGGWKSA; from the coding sequence TGGCCGGATGCCAGTCCGTCGACGTAAAACCTGCGCAGCCGACGCTGCAAATCCCCGCCCAGTGGCGTGCTGACGCCGGTCCTGCCAGCCCGGCGGAGCAGCTCTGGTGGCGCAATTTTCATGACAACAACCTCAACCGCTACGTGGATCGGGCGCTAAAGAACAACAGCGACGTGCTGATCGCCCGCGAACGGATTAACGAGTATCAGGCGCGGGTCTTTGCGGCCGACGGCAGCCTGTTTCCGTCACTTGACGCGGGCGTAACGGGGACCCGCGCCCGTTCGCAATCCGCCGCGACCGGGCTGCCGGTCTACGGCACGCTGTACAGAGGTAGCCTGACGGCGAGCTACGACGTGGATATCTGGGGCGTCAACCGCAGCACGGCCAGTGCCGCCGAAGCCTCGCTGGCGGCGCAAAAAGCCGCCGCTGCCGCCGCGGATTTGACCGTCGCGTCTTCCGTTGCATCCGGGTACGTCACCCTGCTCTCGCTTGACGAACAGCTGCGGGTGACCGAATCCACGCTGAAATCGCGCGAAGAGGCATTTAACCTCGCGAAACGTCAGTTTGAGACGGGCTACAGCTCGCGTCTGGAGCTGATGCAGTCGGATTCCGAACTCCGCTCGACGCGAGCGCAGGTTCCCGTGCTGCAGCATCAGATTGCACAGCAGGAGAACGCCCTGAGCCTGCTGCTGGGAAGTAATCCCGGCGCGGTAGCGCGCAGCGAAAGCTTTGAGGCGCTAACGCCGCTGACGCTGCCGTCACAGCTGCCTTCCACCCTCCTGAACCGTCGACCGGATATCGTTCAGGCCGAACGCCAGCTGGTTGCGGCAGACGCCTCGCTTGCCGCGTCGCGCGCGAGCCTGCTGCCGTCGATCAACCTGACCGCGACCGGATCGATACAGGATCGCACCCTGTCCGGCCTGCTGGACAACCCGCTTCAGCTCTGGAGCGTCGGGGGCAGTATTCTCGCCCCGCTGCTGAACCGCCAGGCGCTGAATGCGCAGGTGGATATTTCCCAGTCCCAGCGTAACCAGGCGCTGTACGCCTATGAAAAAACCGTGCGTAACGCGTTTGCCGAAGTGAATAACAGCCTTGATGCTATTACGCGCTATCAGGAACAGCTGACCGAGCTGCTTGCCCAGCAGGAGGTGGCGCAGGAGACGCTGCGCATTGCGCAGAACCGCAATCGCAACGGCTACTCTTCCTATCTGGACGTGCTGGACGCGCAGCGCACGCTGTACTCGGTTCAGACCAGCGTAGTGCAGGTGAAAAATAACCTGCTGCTGGCGCAGATCGATTTGTACAGGGCGCTGGGCGGCGGCTGGAAGAGCGCGTGA